A single window of Falco rusticolus isolate bFalRus1 chromosome 6, bFalRus1.pri, whole genome shotgun sequence DNA harbors:
- the POU3F2 gene encoding POU domain, class 3, transcription factor 2, with product MATAASNHYSLLASGSPMVHAEPPGGMQPGGGYRDAGALVQADYALQSNGHPLSHAHQWIAALSHGGPGGGGGGGGGGGGGGGGGEAPWSAGALGQPDIKPAVVQAGGRGDELPPPQHPPPGRAPHLVHHGGGGGHHAAAAAAAAAAWRAGGAAHLPPGMAAANGAQAGLLYSQPPGFTVNGMLGAAQPALHHHGLRDAHEEPPPGPPGPPHHGPEHPPPPHGPHPGAAGPAPAAATAPPGPPPHHDPHSDEDTPTSDDLEQFAKQFKQRRIKLGFTQADVGLALGTLYGNVFSQTTICRFEALQLSFKNMCKLKPLLNKWLEEADSSSGSPTSIDKIAAQGRKRKKRTSIEVSVKGALESHFLKCPKPSAQEITSLADSLQLEKEVVRVWFCNRRQKEKRMTPPGGTLPGAEDVYGASRDTPPHHGVQTPVQ from the coding sequence ATGGCGACCGCAGCCTCCAACCACTACAGCCTGCTCGCCTCCGGCTCCCCCATGGTGCACGCCGAGCCGCCCGGCGGCATGCAGCCCGGCGGCGGCTACCGCGACGCTGGCGCCCTGGTGCAGGCGGACTACGCGCTGCAGAGCAACGGGCACCCGCTGAGCCACGCTCACCAGTGGATCGCGGCGCTGTCCCacggcggccccggcggcggcggcggcggcggcggcgggggaggcggcggcggcggcggcggcgaggcgCCCTGGTCGGCGGGCGCGCTGGGCCAGCCCGACATAAAGCCGGCGGTGGTGcaggcgggcgggcgcggcgaCGAGCTGCCACCGCCGCAGCATccgccgccggggcgggcgcCGCACCTGGTGCAccacggcggcggcggcgggcaccacgcggcggcggcggcggcggcggcggcggcgtggcgggcgggcggcgcggcgcaCCTGCCGCCCGGCATGGCCGCGGCCAACGGCGCGCAGGCGGGGCTGCTCTACTCCCAGCCGCCCGGCTTCACCGTCAACGGCATGCTGGGCGCCGCGCAGCCGGCGCTGCACCACCACGGCCTGCGCGACGCCCACGAggagccgccgccggggccgcccgggcCACCGCACCACGGCCCCGAgcacccgccgccgccccacggcccccaccccggggcggccgggccggcgcccgccgccgccaccgcgccccccgggccgccgccgcaCCACGACCCGCACTCGGACGAGGACACGCCGACCTCGGACGACCTGGAGCAGTTCGCCAAGCAGTTCAAGCAGCGGCGCATCAAACTGGGATTTACCCAAGCGGACGTGGGGCTGGCGCTGGGCACCCTCTACGGCAACGTCTTCTCGCAGACCACCATCTGCCGCTTCGAggccctgcagctcagcttcaAGAACATGTGCAAGCTGAAGCCTTTGTTGAACAAGTGGTTGGAGGAGGCGGACTCCTCCTCGGGCAGCCCCACCAGCATAGACAAGATCGCGGCGCAGGGCCGCAAGCGGAAAAAGCGCACCTCCATCGAGGTGAGCGTCAAGGGCGCGCTGGAGAGCCATTTCCTCAAGTGCCCCAAGCCCTCCGCCCAGGAGATCACCTCGCTCGCGGACAGCCtacagctggagaaggaggtggtGAGAGTGTGGTTTTGTAAcaggagacagaaagagaagcGCATGACTCCCCCGGGAGGGACGCTGCCGGGCGCCGAGGACGTGTACGGGGCCAGCAGGGACACGCCGCCGCACCACGGGGTGCAGACCCCCGTGCAGTGA